A genomic segment from Bradyrhizobium sp. ISRA430 encodes:
- the cbiE gene encoding precorrin-6y C5,15-methyltransferase (decarboxylating) subunit CbiE, with protein sequence MADPWLTIIGIGEDGLAGLSDASRKALAEAETVFGGERHLALAGITGRGRPWPVPFDAEIVLSRRGRPTVVLASGDPFWHGAGGSLAEKLDRSEWTAYTAPSTFSLVAARLGWRLESVVCLGLHAAPFERLVAHLAQGVRIICLVRDNNAAGDLARWLTAHGWGASTFWNLTALGGPSESVTQHRADSYTSASTGNVVAVALEARGAQGIPRSSGLSDDLFVHDGQITKRPVRALALSALGPRPGERLWDIGAGSGSISVEWALGGGTAIAVEAREDRAANIRRNAAAFGLAHRIAVITGKAPEVLASLEAPNAVFIGGGLDSVMFDAVWSRILAGTRLVAHAVTLETDALLGELHQRHGGELMRVEIAHVGPLGRYRSWEAARPVVQWSAVR encoded by the coding sequence CGCTCGCCGAGGCCGAAACCGTCTTCGGCGGCGAGCGTCATCTTGCACTCGCAGGCATAACCGGCCGCGGCCGTCCGTGGCCGGTGCCGTTCGACGCGGAAATCGTGCTGAGCCGTCGCGGTCGTCCGACAGTGGTGCTCGCCTCCGGCGATCCGTTCTGGCACGGCGCCGGTGGAAGCCTTGCCGAGAAACTCGATCGCAGCGAATGGACCGCGTACACCGCGCCGTCGACGTTCTCGCTCGTCGCGGCGCGACTGGGCTGGCGACTCGAATCAGTCGTTTGTCTCGGTCTCCACGCCGCGCCATTCGAACGCCTCGTGGCGCATCTGGCGCAAGGTGTGCGGATCATTTGCCTGGTCCGCGACAACAACGCGGCAGGCGACCTCGCAAGATGGCTGACCGCCCACGGCTGGGGCGCTTCGACATTCTGGAATCTCACCGCGCTCGGCGGACCAAGTGAAAGCGTGACGCAGCATCGCGCCGACAGTTATACGAGCGCTTCCACCGGCAACGTGGTCGCGGTGGCGCTGGAGGCGAGGGGAGCGCAGGGCATTCCCCGCAGCTCGGGCCTGTCGGACGATCTCTTCGTCCACGACGGCCAGATCACCAAGCGGCCAGTGCGCGCGCTCGCGCTGTCGGCGCTGGGACCACGCCCTGGCGAGCGGTTGTGGGACATTGGCGCCGGCTCAGGCTCGATCTCGGTCGAATGGGCACTGGGCGGAGGAACTGCGATCGCTGTCGAGGCGCGCGAGGATCGCGCTGCGAACATTCGCCGCAACGCGGCGGCGTTCGGATTGGCGCATCGGATTGCTGTCATCACAGGAAAGGCGCCTGAAGTTCTGGCTTCGCTGGAAGCGCCGAACGCTGTCTTCATCGGCGGAGGTCTCGATAGCGTGATGTTCGACGCTGTCTGGTCGCGGATTCTGGCTGGCACGCGGCTGGTTGCCCATGCCGTGACGCTGGAGACGGACGCGCTGCTCGGTGAGTTGCACCAGCGCCACGGCGGCGAGTTGATGCGGGTCGAGATCGCGCATGTCGGCCCGCTCGGCCGCTATCGCTCCTGGGAGGCGGCGCGTCCGGTGGTGCAATGGAGCGCGGTCCGATGA
- a CDS encoding cobalamin biosynthesis protein, with translation MKVAGLGFKTDVTLASLREALVAAGGSAGLSAVATVSHKADAEPLKLLARECGVPIKGIPAEVLAGTATPTQSMLIVEKFGTGSIAEAAAIAAAGPGARLIATRAVSQDRTATAAIAEGDGA, from the coding sequence ATGAAAGTTGCCGGTCTCGGGTTCAAGACGGATGTGACGCTTGCCTCGCTTCGCGAGGCGCTGGTTGCGGCCGGCGGTTCCGCGGGCCTTTCCGCTGTCGCAACGGTCAGCCACAAGGCGGACGCGGAACCACTCAAGCTGCTCGCACGCGAGTGTGGCGTGCCGATCAAGGGCATTCCGGCCGAAGTCCTGGCTGGCACCGCAACGCCGACCCAATCAATGCTCATCGTGGAAAAATTCGGTACGGGATCGATCGCCGAGGCCGCAGCAATTGCTGCGGCCGGGCCCGGCGCGCGGCTGATTGCGACGCGGGCGGTCTCGCAGGATCGGACCGCGACGGCGGCGATCGCAGAAGGAGACGGCGCATGA
- the cobM gene encoding precorrin-4 C(11)-methyltransferase: MTVHFIGAGPGAADLLTLRGRDLIVACPVCLYAGSLVPAGVLAHCPPGARIVNTAPLSLDEIIAEIAAAHAQGKDIARLHSGDLSIWSAMGEQLRRLRALGIPYSVTPGVPAFSAAAAALEAELTLPGLAQTVVLTRTPGRASAMPEGEKLAAFAATGAVLAIHLSIHLLDKVIVELTPHYGADCPVAIVWRASWPDQRIVRATLSTLDAAVGAELERTALILVGKTLGSADFSESRLYAADYDRRYRPVGPEPRFPEAS, translated from the coding sequence ATGACGGTGCATTTCATCGGCGCGGGGCCGGGCGCGGCCGATCTCCTGACCTTGCGCGGACGCGACCTGATCGTCGCCTGTCCGGTCTGCCTCTATGCCGGTTCGCTTGTCCCCGCGGGCGTGCTGGCGCATTGCCCGCCGGGTGCGCGGATCGTCAATACCGCGCCTTTGTCGCTCGACGAGATCATCGCCGAGATTGCCGCCGCGCATGCGCAAGGCAAGGACATCGCGCGGCTGCATTCCGGCGATCTGTCGATCTGGTCGGCGATGGGCGAGCAGTTGCGTCGCCTGCGTGCGCTCGGCATTCCCTACAGCGTCACGCCGGGCGTGCCGGCCTTCTCGGCGGCTGCGGCGGCGCTCGAGGCCGAGCTGACGCTGCCTGGTCTCGCACAGACCGTGGTGCTGACGCGCACGCCGGGCCGTGCCAGCGCAATGCCCGAAGGCGAGAAGCTCGCCGCCTTTGCCGCAACCGGCGCGGTGCTCGCGATCCATCTGTCGATCCATCTGCTCGACAAGGTCATCGTCGAGCTCACGCCGCATTACGGCGCGGACTGCCCGGTCGCCATCGTCTGGCGCGCGAGCTGGCCGGACCAGCGCATCGTGCGCGCCACGCTGTCCACCCTCGATGCCGCGGTCGGTGCCGAGCTCGAACGCACCGCGCTCATCCTAGTCGGCAAGACGCTGGGCTCTGCGGATTTTTCCGAGAGCCGTCTCTATGCCGCAGATTATGACCGCCGCTATCGCCCGGTCGGCCCCGAGCCGCGCTTTCCGGAGGCCTCATGA